A portion of the Candidatus Bathyarchaeota archaeon genome contains these proteins:
- a CDS encoding glycosyltransferase family 2 protein, whose protein sequence is MPKLSRNNVPNISIVVVNHNGKYLLEKCFASLMKTTYPNIEIIMVDNASKDDSVNFVSNTFPSVIIQRCVTNLGYAGGCNKGASIAKGDYIVFMNNDIEVSKGWIKPLIKTCLGPDVAICGGKLLFSEKKDYLYSAGGVLNPFSIPIDRGLSDFDKGQFDREKDVAYVSGAALMVDKKVFEMIGGFDADYFAYCEEVDLCLRACLLGLRVVFVPSSIVYHKFGGSFGKPSPIRRFFGIRNMAFTLIKVLSLKNLILLFPTFLTFRLIEGLILAMTGRRGYLRSFKSALVYVLSDFRNIKIKRKNIQKNRIVNDKKILKFFLNVRWITLLFKKNVLKSVL, encoded by the coding sequence ATGCCAAAATTATCAAGGAATAATGTACCTAATATCAGCATAGTTGTAGTAAATCATAATGGAAAGTACTTGCTTGAAAAATGTTTTGCATCTTTAATGAAGACCACTTATCCAAACATCGAAATCATAATGGTAGATAATGCTTCAAAAGACGATAGTGTAAATTTTGTTTCGAATACTTTTCCTTCAGTGATAATACAAAGATGTGTAACGAATTTGGGTTACGCCGGAGGTTGTAATAAAGGAGCTAGCATTGCAAAGGGTGATTATATAGTCTTTATGAATAATGATATAGAAGTCTCAAAAGGTTGGATTAAACCTCTTATAAAAACCTGCTTAGGACCTGATGTAGCCATCTGCGGTGGTAAATTGTTATTCAGTGAAAAAAAGGATTATTTGTACTCCGCCGGAGGAGTTCTAAATCCATTCTCTATACCGATCGATCGAGGCTTATCTGATTTTGATAAGGGCCAATTCGATAGAGAAAAAGATGTTGCATATGTTTCTGGAGCGGCTTTGATGGTTGATAAAAAGGTTTTTGAAATGATTGGAGGCTTTGATGCTGATTATTTCGCTTATTGCGAGGAGGTGGATTTATGTCTAAGGGCTTGCCTTCTAGGATTACGAGTCGTATTTGTGCCATCTTCGATAGTCTATCATAAGTTTGGAGGGTCTTTTGGAAAACCGTCCCCAATCCGTAGGTTCTTTGGAATAAGAAATATGGCATTTACTTTAATCAAAGTCTTAAGTCTGAAGAACCTGATTTTGCTATTTCCAACCTTTTTAACATTTAGGCTTATTGAAGGATTAATTCTAGCAATGACAGGTAGACGGGGCTATTTACGCAGTTTCAAATCAGCTCTCGTCTATGTTCTCTCAGATTTCAGAAATATTAAGATCAAACGTAAGAATATCCAAAAAAATAGGATTGTAAATGATAAAAAAATTCTGAAATTCTTTTTGAATGTTAGATGGATAACCTTGCTTTTTAAGAAGAATGTCCTCAAATCAGTTCTCTAA
- a CDS encoding glycosyltransferase family 39 protein has translation MLILFTFSDNYSSDMPIKIPHSSIINRSKLQDMTNFILKRKIRFLIPVLILGIFKLHASMWVYAKSLREGTLQLPQIGVLGAIEPKWLYIFSAWDSSWYVNLAGSYTFARTFFPGYPFLIRFLNYFMNNYWLSAFILSITLGFVLLPIFQAIAEKYMEKSEALCGTIIMSFFPYVFVFTTVSYSESLFLIAVLATWYFYLKDRILFASISSIVATLTKLYGILIILPILTDLLLHRKWKKAAIALASPILILAIIIPLFPQKLLERIVLEMNDATWTTSTEYFGTFWFKDYLISIFTAAHPTVFFNFYQAFALAFIALVGYLVINSTRTDWRLGFYSIVMFVVIILFGFVNGLPRYLSFIFPMWLVIKTKDIVTLVMLVLLFYMHSLILWYEFLWTMYPI, from the coding sequence ATGTTAATTTTATTTACATTCTCAGATAATTATTCTTCAGATATGCCAATTAAAATTCCACACTCATCAATTATAAATCGTTCAAAACTACAAGACATGACTAACTTCATTTTGAAAAGAAAGATTCGTTTCCTAATTCCAGTCCTAATCTTGGGTATCTTTAAACTACACGCTAGCATGTGGGTATATGCAAAATCACTCCGTGAAGGAACTCTCCAATTACCACAGATTGGTGTGTTGGGTGCAATTGAGCCTAAGTGGCTTTATATCTTTTCAGCTTGGGATTCAAGTTGGTATGTCAATCTAGCCGGAAGTTATACTTTCGCAAGAACTTTCTTTCCCGGATATCCATTTTTGATAAGATTCTTAAACTATTTCATGAACAATTATTGGCTCTCGGCCTTTATTCTTTCTATTACGCTTGGCTTTGTTTTACTCCCAATCTTCCAAGCTATTGCAGAGAAATACATGGAAAAAAGTGAGGCTTTGTGCGGCACTATTATCATGTCATTTTTTCCTTATGTATTTGTTTTTACCACTGTGAGCTATTCAGAATCACTTTTCTTAATAGCTGTTTTAGCCACATGGTACTTTTATTTGAAAGATAGAATTCTCTTCGCAAGCATAAGTTCTATAGTAGCAACATTGACCAAGCTATATGGGATATTGATAATTCTACCCATCCTAACAGATCTGCTTTTGCATAGGAAATGGAAAAAAGCTGCGATAGCTCTAGCTTCACCAATATTGATTTTGGCCATTATAATTCCACTATTCCCCCAAAAACTACTAGAGAGAATAGTGTTAGAAATGAATGATGCTACTTGGACTACTTCAACTGAATACTTTGGTACTTTTTGGTTCAAAGATTACCTGATTTCGATCTTCACAGCAGCTCACCCAACAGTCTTCTTCAACTTTTACCAGGCTTTTGCCTTAGCTTTCATAGCCTTGGTTGGATATCTGGTTATTAATTCTACCAGAACGGATTGGAGGTTGGGATTCTATTCAATAGTTATGTTCGTAGTTATCATTCTTTTCGGATTCGTTAATGGATTACCTCGATATCTATCTTTCATCTTTCCCATGTGGTTGGTTATTAAGACGAAAGATATTGTAACATTAGTAATGCTTGTTTTACTTTTTTACATGCACTCATTAATTCTATGGTATGAGTTCCTTTGGACAATGTATCCAATATAA
- a CDS encoding glycosyltransferase family 4 protein — translation VLIKKEMVNSRLLLILGKEPIREYNKILYLINELELKDHIRLLDPVPYTELPKYVSLADLVVVPSLSEGFGFTAAESAAMGKPVVGTYSGSLPEIINHGKTGLLVKPRSPDEIYEAVCRLLKDEKDLQGMGKNAQKKVSKLNWEKTINLLEELYVRLLT, via the coding sequence GTATTGATAAAGAAAGAGATGGTAAACTCAAGGCTCCTATTGATATTAGGAAAGGAACCAATTAGAGAATATAATAAAATCCTCTATCTAATCAATGAGCTGGAATTAAAAGATCACATTCGATTACTAGATCCAGTACCTTATACAGAGTTGCCAAAATATGTAAGTTTAGCAGATTTAGTTGTTGTGCCTTCATTGAGCGAAGGCTTTGGTTTTACTGCTGCAGAATCCGCAGCTATGGGAAAGCCTGTAGTAGGCACATATTCTGGATCATTACCAGAGATAATAAATCATGGTAAGACTGGTCTACTTGTTAAACCTAGATCTCCTGATGAAATCTACGAAGCTGTATGTCGACTTTTAAAAGATGAAAAAGATTTACAAGGAATGGGCAAAAATGCCCAGAAAAAAGTCTCAAAGCTCAATTGGGAAAAAACCATTAATTTACTTGAGGAGTTATATGTGCGGCTTTTGACTTAG